Genomic window (Musa acuminata AAA Group cultivar baxijiao chromosome BXJ1-9, Cavendish_Baxijiao_AAA, whole genome shotgun sequence):
GATTGCAAAATGCATGTTCTtagttttttcttccttttgcctCCCATGGTGGAGTCTTGTTAGTTCTGAAAGGGGTAAATCTCATACTGAAGCCTTTTCTGTTGTGTCTGGCTTAACTGTAAGGGGTTATTCCATTCTCGATGACTAGTTTCAGCTTCTTGGTTCAGATCGTTGACAAAGGCTTTCTTGCTAAGAGTTTGCCCTATTTGTCAGGGTTCAGTGTCGTTTGCACTCTGTTGGAACCCCTGCAATTGATTGATGATGCATCTCCCCATCTCTTTTTTTAATGTTTGtattgatgcatattttctgGATCGCTGAATTGTAATTGCAAATGCGCTTTAAGCAGGCGCCTGATTTGAAGTTTGAGCTACCTGGAGTTGGATTGGGCATCGATGGGAGAGTCAGGAACGATTTctaactcctcttctccttcaggTTATGCCCTCGGGCCGCCCTGGTTGTTCAGAGGAAGGTGAGACTTTTGCCACTCTTTTCACTTTAATTTCTTTAGAAGAGCTTGTTTCATTGTTCACCATGGATAAGCAAGTCTTTGAATGGCTTTAATGGTCTCTACTTTCCTATTTAGAGCATTGTACCAGTTACATCTTGTTAAAGCAGACATTGCTCGGGCTCTCATTCCAAAGGAGCTGAAGCTAGTTGAAGCATTTGGGTATCATCTAATCTGTGTGACCTATGTTACACGGTTCTTTCTGCTTATTCACACAATTGCTTGATCTCGTCCAAACAGTAAAACTTGCAAACTTTTTGCTGTAATAAACTCCTATGTTTGTTCTATAGGTATACCTTAGGTGGGCTGTTTCTTGCTCACTATGATGACAGCCCAGCTGGGGAGTTTGATGAGGTTTGTTCTCTTCCTttcacttaaaatttcatttatgATTCCTTGCACACAACTTTTTCTAGAAGAATATTCTAGTTAGCATGATTATGGAGGACTTGTTAAAGGGCATTATTGGATAAGAATAAGATTATGGTATAACAAGGTTTTCCATTTTAACAGTCTCAATCTGACATGGCTACTGATTTAGCAGATCTATGCTCCTACAATTTACCATCACTGATCTGCTAGATTTGTTTTGTCTGCAGCTCGTCGTGATTCCTGGCATTGTCTGGAACCCACCTACATCATGCGCGTAATGATTTTTCATTTGCTTTCTCTTTATTTGGTATAGTTGCAAGCTTATTCTCAGACAGGTTCTATTGATATGAAGTATGCAAGTTAATTGCCATCACACATCTCTTATATTTGGTCTGATTTCATTAAGGTGGGCTTCTAGAGTTCTTGTGAATAGTCACGAGGCTTGCAGGCATGGCAGGAAGGTATGATAGACCAAGGTTGTCTTATTCAAGTTTTTGGTGTGTTGATATCACTTATGTTCTTGCAGGAAATAGGTCTCCCAAGTCAAGTTGCTATTTTCTCCAAGGTACTGCAAGCTGGGGaatacacgcacacacacacgttcaaaaagttatatattttactccgttttcttttaaaaaattgagagttttaaaactgatatggGCAGAATCTGCTTTAACAAAAACAGTCTTAACGAATTTTAATATACTTCAAGTTATGCTATATTGAAGATCCTTTAGTTCGGGGTGGTGCCTGCCTGCCTAGGCTTACATTTAGACAAGCAACAACATTTGGATGGTGCTATCTGAGTTGCTATTGTAAATGGAGTTATGTAATATTGAAGTTTGATCATATGATTGACCAAATTAACATAATTGGGATAGGATGGATGTTAGCTTATTTGGATAATCAATTCGTTTAATGAGTGGATTTTGGTGTTGCACTGTTCTCCAAATCTGTAGTGGagataattgtgtaaaatcaaatCAAGCAAGGCAAGTTTAAGTTCTTGATGGCAGACTATAACATGGTAAGGTTTATAAGTTGGTGGTATCCTATTAGCTATAGGACTTTCAATTACAGAAGAATTTAGTTTAATCACTGATGCAACTCCTAATTATTAACTATTGGGACTCATACTTCTGCTTTTGTCTATTAACATGGTAAGGTTTATAAGTTGGTGGTATCCTATTAGCTATAGGACTCATACTCCTAATTATTAACATGGTAAGGTTTGTAAGTTGGTGGTATTCTATTAGCTATAGGACTTTCAAATACAGAAGAATTTAGTTTAATAAGTGATGCAACTCCTAATTATTAACTATTGGGACCATGGTTCACTTTATAggtccataccggtgtaccgaccaactgtcggtatGGTATGTACCGAGTTGTATCAAGCATACCGACACACAGTACATGGGGACATACTGATGTATCCTTCGTACTGGTCTCTCATCGGACCAATATGTACCACACGTACTGAGTGGTATGCTCAACCTTGATTGGGACTCATACTTCCGCTATTGTCTACTACTAATTTTTGTTGGAGTACCTGTATGGACATCAAATTGTATATGGATGGTTATTCACCTTGTGTTGGATCATTGCATGTCAGATCTTCACACATAGAATGGCTTTAGATCATTGGCCACATCCATATCTGTTAGGGTCTCTGcaaagttgtaatcacatacttATTGGAGCTTTATTGTCTCCTAAAAGAAGTTTGATCAGGGTTTTAGAGAGGGACTTGTCTAGTGTATTATATTTATCATTGTTGGGCTTTCACATAAGATGCTCAGGTGCTTTGGAAGTTTTGCTCTATGGCTGGTCAAGATATAGACAACAGAATGGTTTGTAGAAGGTGCTGTTAGGAAATGAGAAATGTCAACAGATTTGACAGAAACAAAAAGATTTTGATTGCCATATAATTGTATATGGTCTTCTACTGACAAGCGCCACATGAATTAATGTTGGGTGATGGAAGCTATGTTCATCAAGACTCACCAGGATGAATTCAATACAATTAGTAGAGGTTTGAACTTTGAAGCCCACTGATGCTAAGACTGAGGTAGGGAGATCCATTGGTCCAAAATAAGGTTGATGAATAAATATATGCATGATATAGTAGTGAATAGTGATTATGTTAATTGAGAGTACCTATAAGAATTTTTTCCAACTCCATGAGGAAAGAAGGatccataaaattttcttttccacCTCATTTTCTAcccttatttttatttaatgtttTTCTGCTTGCATAAGTAACTGTTtggtaagtgtttatgattttttcaaaattcaaatatccATAATTTTGTAACTGTTTAGTGTCCAAGACTTTTAATTAATTCTCATTTTTATTGTCCAAAACAGAGAGACACAGCAGCTTCAGAACAGCCATTATGTAAGTGCCGAACAAGTTCTATTCACCCTAAGCCAAAAGAACAGAGTGAGATTCAAGTGTTAGAGATGGAGGATTCTTCTCAGATATTCATTTGTAACATCAGTTTACCTTTTGCTGGTGAGTTGACAATATATTGTAGTTGTACAAAAAAAAATCACTCAATCTTTAAACTCTACAGATCTGACCATGTCACTTTTGACATTTCAGACTTTCATTTTCAACTTTATAGAATGGAAGAGTACCTGACttgatgtggacgtaatcatcacaaaaatattttagaactttTACTTAATGTCAACTCTGATGAGGTAAAAGGCCTTTCAGGCTGTGCTCATAACAATGTAACAATGAGTTGATTCAGATTTGCTTTTTAATGCAGTATTTATGCATGTAATATTGATGGCATGCAAAAATAATGTCCAAGAATCAGCAGTTTGTCTAAACTAGAAAAATAAGAACATACTCAATTAACAATCATTGGTAGTCTCCAGAAGCTAAGTTTTCTCGAATTGGTCTAGTTTCCAGTTTTGACCCCAAGAGTATCTTTTGGTTTTGGAAGTTTGTATCATTATTTTTGGGGGGGAGTTAGGTGGCTTTGGTTGTCTCAGAAGTTTCAACATTATGCTGGCTCAAATCAGAGATCCCATTTTTCAGTGAAAATTTATTAACAGATATACATGATTGCTAACATTGATGGGATTTGTGTTGATTTCAGTAGCACAACAGTGTTTTTGGTCAGTCCATAACACATTATTGTCAAGTGTTTTGATCCAAAGTACCAATCAGATCTATACCAAAAATCAGGAGCATATTGGATTGGAACTGCAGATCATGATTATTCAATCTGGATGGTTTATTTAATATTCAAGACCTTGTtaattagaaaaaagaaaaaaataaagtccTTGTCTGTAACCCATATTTTCATGGTTTGATGCTCATGCAAAAGGACACATTTTAGATGTTTATAATTTCTGGCTTACAATATGGAGGATAGGATTTTattggtcctctctctctctctctctctctctctctctctcactctctcccaGTGATCATCTAGTAATAACATCTGCGCATTGACAAAATCTTAACCACTTGGGACCACAACCATCATCTAGCATTCAGGACCTGAAAATGACTGATgtgtatcaaaatataatatagtTGATTTTTCAAGTTCACTAGTTGTTCTTTGTTTGGCTTCAAGTGGCTTAATTGTTTGTCTATTTTTAAAGATAAATACAGTGGTTTGGTTCTTAGTATATATGTGTAGACAGTAGATGCTCTTGTTCCTTGAATGCTCCGATATATGCAATTGTTCTGTTGTAACATATTAAAAAGTCCAATTTTACCATGCATCGTTAACTAATCACATAGTAGCATAATTCCATTTAAAATAATATCTGTTAAACATTTGTTTATTGGATTATTTATTTCTAATTTGCTATTATCTGCCATGTGTTCCATAACTACTTTGCCAAAATTTAAAGCAGGTGACAATCGGATGGGTCCTCAGATTAGGATATCACTTCCAAGCTTTAGGTTTGTTTCCTATACATACGGAGTTTAGATTTTAACCATTTTATGACTGTAATAACTTGTCACCTGTGGAATCAGTGGCCAGACTATATACAATCCTCGTCTTCTTAAATATTCCTGCCAAGTTGACTGCAGGTATGTGCCAGTTACAGAATCTTATTTTCTCTAGGCTGACAAGCACAAAACATATtctgtatctttttttttcttccaaattgCAATGATAATTCTCTGTTCGCTGCCTGCTTACTTTACATAAAAGAAGTCAATTCAGCTCTTCCCAAATAATAATATGGCTATTCTTTCAACCGTCAATCTCCTTTAGGAACTTCCTCATAGAACATTAAGAAAACATTCATATTTCCTAAACTAGATTGGACGCCTAAGATTATAAACACAATAGGAGTCCATTCTCCTCTAGGCAAATTGTAGGTGCATACAATTTTTATCATTTCTGTTTAACCTAGTAAACCTAACCCTACAAGAAATCTGATTTAATGACTTTGTTGTACTGATTAATAGAATGTCAAATTTACAATTACAGGTCATGTTTCAAATTAATTTTAAGCTTTTTTTAGCTGCTTATAATTCATATCTTAAAAGGCATATGCTTGGCAactcatcatcttcatcattgaTACCTTTTCCTATCATACGTGACCACACATTGAAGGACCCTAATcgagatggtttcattgagcataaaaaCAATATTTTCTGTGAAATTCAAAACTTGGTGCTGCATTCCCAGACGATCATGATGTCAAATTTAGACAAGTCTAAATTAAGGCACATTTAATTGCCTCGTCTCAAAGAATGAGCATTTTGGTTTCATAACTAGCTTCTCAAGCCATGTCCTGACCAGCAGACCATGTTGAGGGTGTCTGATTACTCACTTTTTTTATTTCAACAATGAGATGGTGTATGCAGGGTAAGAGCAGTGGAGGCTGCGAAGATATCAAGGCCAAGGACTACTCAGCTCAACGAATTTCCTAATGCCACTGAAGTGAAAAAAATCAACTTTGATGACAGATTAACAACTGAAAATGAAGAGAGAGAACGAAGCATTGAAGTTTTACTATCAAAGCCTATACTGGCTCTAGAGTTCAGTCTTCTGAAAATGCAAGTTGAGGCTCCGACAGATGTCACTACACAATCTAGATCTAAGAAGAATCAAGTGGTAGATTTAAGAACTTGCGAAGGTGATCgtaatgtttactttgatgtctaTTCATTTACATTTAGATATCTTGGGGTGTTCTAATGTAATTTCCTTTGGTATTTACAGTTAAATAATACAGCAATCTTGAACAGTTGTCTTACCACCCTTTTCAGTATCCATTGCATGGTTTGGGACATAACAATATGCATTTTGAAAGAGTTGATCGTGTGACTACCCTCAATCCCACAAGTGAAACAGTTGGCTGTATTGGTTCGAGGAAGTTTGCAACTGGAAAGCTACTAAGTAACTTAAGTTGCATAGCTATTTTGTTTCTTACAAGAATGTCAGCATATTCACTAAAAGTGTGCCAAAAAGAATGTTATACAATAATGATTGGTTTCAaccatatttttaagatgaaaatgGTGGTCAGCGCTTGGATACCATTGTCATTCAGTATAATGGCAGTATATGCTTAACTATATCtttgtttttttctatttttccgaCAAAGACAACCTTCGCTGTGATCAAGCTTCCTTTTTCTGTGGTTTGTATTTTAGTGCTTCAAAGTGATTAaatgaatctttttgcttatataTCGGAGAGAGACTTCAGCTTCATTCCTATTGGTTCACAGTGTTCAGATAACATCAACATATGCTTgccttcatcataaaggaataaaCTTTAAAGATATTGGAGAGAAGATGGTAGGATCAGCTTTCTACTTCCTGCAAGATCAAGCCCGGACTCACAGGAAGCGAGAGTGAGATCAATGTGGGTGTTTTGGTGcagcattaagtgattgaattTAGTGAGGTTTTAGCCTGTTCTTTGAAGAAAATTTCCGAAACCAAATCTGCAGGGTTGGCAGAGGTGAAAAGCAGTTCATTGGACTCTTTAGATTGCTGCAAACATAAGAATCTAAGAGGTGTGTCCAGAATCAGATTGATTGAAATTGATCAAAGCTTAAATGATTGGAGAGTTCAGCTTCAGTTCTATAGGAAGAGAGGGTCAGTGCCTTGCTGTTTTGTTCTCTCTTCTGATCTCCATAGTGCAGTTTAAGCAGCTATATGCAATTTGTTCATGgagaaaaaaaatgcttttcaacCAAACACAAGCAAACTTATTGGAATAAATCTTTGAATCCACATGAAGACATTCAGTGGAATTCAATTCCACAAAAACACCATAGAAGAGAGGACATCTAAAACCAGGCACCTCCCTTCTGTTCATGACATGGCAGTCTTGACTTCCGGAGACTACACAAGCTCGCCTGCTTCAATCAACAATAGTTGAGGCGAAATATGTCATTCTGCACGAAGAAGCTCGCCTGCTGTGTCGGGATCAGCTGGAACATCTGCacccaaacgaagacttgagtatCATTCTCATGTTACTGCTTAGGATGTGGTGATCGCTATATACCTGGCTGAACCTGAGCTGGTGCTCCTCTCCGGCGAGCTGGAGGTTACCAGTTACAAAGACGAGGATGCCGCCGACGAACGGCGACGGCTGGCAGTCGACGGTGGAGATGGAGTGGTTGCACTGCTCGAACGGCAACTGCGAGAGCTTCCGACTGATCTCGTCGGCGCCCAGGATCTTCTGCCCCTCGAAGGAGAGCATGGAGGTCTGGTCGTAGAGGCATGCGAGCGCGGCACGGTTGGTGTCGAAGAGGTTGTAGTAGTGATCCACAAAGGCCTTGGTCACCATCTCGAGCTGCTCTTCCATTTCCCTCTTCCCTTGATCCTTGTCCATCCTCGCTCCACCTGTGGTCGAAGTTGCAGTGCGAAGAGGTAGCATTTGCATGGCCGGAAGAGCAAAGGGTGACGGGTAATATAGCAGCAGGGTACGTGATTAATAAATGGAGCTACCATCCATTAATTGCGTGGAAAAAGGGGAGGAGCAGCTTTGCTTTCCTCTGCTTGGCTGCGGCAATTCTACGCAAAGAATCCTGGCAGGCAATGGAAGGAAGTGCGCGCACTCGGGAGTCCTTCCGAAAGTGAAGATGACACGTAATGGTCGGCGACGGCTTTGATAAAGAGAAAAAGGCCATATAAAAGAGATTCCTCCTTGCTGCTTAAGAAGCCTCGCCCTACCgcatcctctcctatttatatatattaggagAAAAGATTTTCAATGAAAAAATTTTCTTAATAGAATAGAAAGATTTCCTCGTgtagttgaaaaaatcttatcttctgtcatgcccccgcaagatgatgCTCCTGTCAAGGACATTAATCACTGttgttgcgattgctgttgctgtgagggcacaggcgttcctttcgttctccttaagttcgTCATTTGTTTTCCTTAAGTTCgtcgactgttggcagatcaacgaagactatcgcgatgaggaagatgaggattgaccgcggagcctcttaggaatttggCTGCAGTGGCGTTGGTCGctagccgaaggcaagagcgaagctttacTTTTCTTAGCGGTGTTGGTCGCTGGCTGAAGGCAAAagtgaagcttcgcttttctcactgttAAAAAACTTTATTGATGAATTGAAAAAGCTTAAataaacatgtccctctcctatttataggaggaaggattttcctcaacagaatagacgattttatttaaaattttctcatataattagagaaatcttatcttctatcaaaagtGCACTCCGGGAAAGAAGGAGCATAGTGCACCTTTAACTTAGTGGTGAGCCAAGTGACATTTGGTTTGGTTTCTCGGGCACTTCCTGGTGGAATGCGGAGTCTGAGACTTTTGGTTTGAAGATCTCTGGCATTTGGGTTTGAAGATCCTGAGACCAACTTTTGTTTTCATTTCTAATCTTGAATCCTGATAAACACCAAGATTTTGATAGTACCTCTTCTGTGACATCACATTGGGTTCTGTAAGCCTAACTGAACCAGCAAACATTTGAGGTTTCGGAATAGTTTGTTCTCGGTTCATCGAAGGAACGATCATCATGATAGGAACACAAATGTTAGCGTTAGTGTAGACAAACAAGTCGAGGTTCCTAAGCTAATAGGCCGAACCTTGTGGTGTGATGTTGTGGATGATCATCTAGCAATTGCTCTTGGATAATACTGACCTTTTATCCGAACCTTTCATTTCCTGTTCACTGCATGTtaggaaatgtgttggggctttgAGATCGTTACAGCTTTCGAAGACTCCGTGTGACTACATCCATCGTGTGATTAGGAACTTGCATGAGTAATATAAACTAATGTTCTTAGAGCACAACAATACTCTGCTCTAGTCCAGCTTTGTTCATCATATACCAACATAGTTAGGCTTCATAACTTAAACATGGATGCATGACAAAGGGCCGGATTCAGATAATTAAGGCttaacataaaaaataataagcCCAATCTCCACTGAGTTATTAGTGATTACACAATTTATTCAAATCTGGTTAGGACATGCACTGAAACGAAGCAACAGAACCATGGAATCCTTTAGATCCATGCTGGAAGTTCTTCTCATGGCTTCGGCAACTTGGTCCTACATTCTAGACTTGGCCAGTACAATGCCATTGGCATCAGACATGCTCAAGACTCCATTTTTAGTCCATGTTTCTTGGAATTGTTCCTCGGTGACTCCTGCAAACGATAGATTAATTAAAGTTTGTCGCCCAGAAATGGTAAGTATTGTCTGACAGAAATGAAGAGGCAATTAACTTGCCTTTGCCCATGGCTGCGGTGGAGGTGATCCCACCCTGCACGGTCTTCAGCACCTTGTCGTAGTAACTAGCACCGGACCATCTCTGGTGAGCCAAAGTGTCCACCCCGTTGTTCCTCTCCTGCCTCTGAATCCTCTCCACATAGGCCAACATCCCCCTCCTGGCGAAGTCCCTGGCAAAGGTATCCACCACCAGTGCATCAGCATGGAACCCGGCCAGTGTTATGAACTGCCAGCAGAAGCCCAGCTTCGCGATCCGAGGAATGAAGTCCCTCATCTGGTCATCGGCCATGCCCGATGCGTCCCAGTTGAACGACGGCGAGAGGTTGTAGGCCAGCATCGTCTCCGCGTGCTTCGACTTCACTCCCTCGGCGAACCTGGTGCATTCAACCAAGTCGGGGCTCGACGTCTCCATCCATATCAGGTC
Coding sequences:
- the LOC135585960 gene encoding protein NEOXANTHIN-DEFICIENT 1-like isoform X4; protein product: MGESGTISNSSSPSGYALGPPWLFRGRALYQLHLVKADIARALIPKELKLVEAFGYHLICVTYVTRYTLGGLFLAHYDDSPAGEFDELVVIPGIVWNPPTSCAWASRVLVNSHEACRHGRKEIGLPSQVAIFSKRDTAASEQPLCKCRTSSIHPKPKEQSEIQVLEMEDSSQIFICNISLPFAAGDNRMGPQIRISLPSFSGQTIYNPRLLKYSCQVDCRVRAVEAAKISRPRTTQLNEFPNATEVKKINFDDRLTTENEERERSIEVLLSKPILALEFSLLKMQVEAPTDVTTQSRSKKNQVVDLRTCEVK
- the LOC135585960 gene encoding protein NEOXANTHIN-DEFICIENT 1-like isoform X8, which gives rise to MGESGTISNSSSPSGYALGPPWLFRGRALYQLHLVKADIARALIPKELKLVEAFGYTLGGLFLAHYDDSPAGEFDELVVIPGIVWNPPTSCAWASRVLVNSHEACRHGRKEIGLPSQVAIFSKRDTAASEQPLCKCRTSSIHPKPKEQSEIQVLEMEDSSQIFICNISLPFAGDNRMGPQIRISLPSFSGQTIYNPRLLKYSCQVDCRVRAVEAAKISRPRTTQLNEFPNATEVKKINFDDRLTTENEERERSIEVLLSKPILALEFSLLKMQVEAPTDVTTQSRSKKNQVVDLRTCEVK
- the LOC135585960 gene encoding protein NEOXANTHIN-DEFICIENT 1-like isoform X5, which codes for MGESGTISNSSSPSGYALGPPWLFRGRALYQLHLVKADIARALIPKELKLVEAFGYTLGGLFLAHYDDSPAGEFDELVVIPGIVWNPPTSCAWASRVLVNSHEACRHGRKEIGLPSQVAIFSKRDTAASEQPLCKCRTSSIHPKPKEQSEIQVLEMEDSSQIFICNISLPFAAGDNRMGPQIRISLPSFSGQTIYNPRLLKYSCQVDCRVRAVEAAKISRPRTTQLNEFPNATEVKKINFDDRLTTENEERERSIEVLLSKPILALEFSLLKMQVEAPTDVTTQSRSKKNQVVDLRTCEVSIAWFGT
- the LOC135585960 gene encoding protein NEOXANTHIN-DEFICIENT 1-like isoform X1, translating into MGESGTISNSSSPSGYALGPPWLFRGRALYQLHLVKADIARALIPKELKLVEAFGYHLICVTYVTRYTLGGLFLAHYDDSPAGEFDELVVIPGIVWNPPTSCAWASRVLVNSHEACRHGRKEIGLPSQVAIFSKRDTAASEQPLCKCRTSSIHPKPKEQSEIQVLEMEDSSQIFICNISLPFAAGDNRMGPQIRISLPSFSGQTIYNPRLLKYSCQVDCRVRAVEAAKISRPRTTQLNEFPNATEVKKINFDDRLTTENEERERSIEVLLSKPILALEFSLLKMQVEAPTDVTTQSRSKKNQVVDLRTCEVSIAWFGT
- the LOC135585960 gene encoding protein NEOXANTHIN-DEFICIENT 1-like isoform X7, producing MGESGTISNSSSPSGYALGPPWLFRGRALYQLHLVKADIARALIPKELKLVEAFGYTLGGLFLAHYDDSPAGEFDELVVIPGIVWNPPTSCAWASRVLVNSHEACRHGRKEIGLPSQVAIFSKRDTAASEQPLCKCRTSSIHPKPKEQSEIQVLEMEDSSQIFICNISLPFAAGDNRMGPQIRISLPSFSGQTIYNPRLLKYSCQVDCRVRAVEAAKISRPRTTQLNEFPNATEVKKINFDDRLTTENEERERSIEVLLSKPILALEFSLLKMQVEAPTDVTTQSRSKKNQVVDLRTCEVK
- the LOC135585960 gene encoding protein NEOXANTHIN-DEFICIENT 1-like isoform X11, whose protein sequence is MGESGTISNSSSPSGYALGPPWLFRGRALYQLHLVKADIARALIPKELKLVEAFGYTLGGLFLAHYDDSPAGEFDELVVIPGIVWNPPTSCAWASRVLVNSHEACRHGRKEIGLPSQVAIFSKRDTAASEQPLCKCRTSSIHPKPKEQSEIQVLEMEDSSQIFICNISLPFAAGDNRMGPQIRISLPSFSGQTIYNPRLLKYSCQVDCRWCMQGKSSGGCEDIKAKDYSAQRIS
- the LOC135585960 gene encoding protein NEOXANTHIN-DEFICIENT 1-like isoform X2 — translated: MGESGTISNSSSPSGYALGPPWLFRGRALYQLHLVKADIARALIPKELKLVEAFGYHLICVTYVTRYTLGGLFLAHYDDSPAGEFDELVVIPGIVWNPPTSCAWASRVLVNSHEACRHGRKEIGLPSQVAIFSKRDTAASEQPLCKCRTSSIHPKPKEQSEIQVLEMEDSSQIFICNISLPFAGDNRMGPQIRISLPSFSGQTIYNPRLLKYSCQVDCRVRAVEAAKISRPRTTQLNEFPNATEVKKINFDDRLTTENEERERSIEVLLSKPILALEFSLLKMQVEAPTDVTTQSRSKKNQVVDLRTCEVSIAWFGT
- the LOC135585960 gene encoding protein NEOXANTHIN-DEFICIENT 1-like isoform X3, giving the protein MGESGTISNSSSPSGYALGPPWLFRGRALYQLHLVKADIARALIPKELKLVEAFGYHLICVTYVTRYTLGGLFLAHYDDSPAGEFDELVVIPGIVWNPPTSCAVLVNSHEACRHGRKEIGLPSQVAIFSKRDTAASEQPLCKCRTSSIHPKPKEQSEIQVLEMEDSSQIFICNISLPFAAGDNRMGPQIRISLPSFSGQTIYNPRLLKYSCQVDCRVRAVEAAKISRPRTTQLNEFPNATEVKKINFDDRLTTENEERERSIEVLLSKPILALEFSLLKMQVEAPTDVTTQSRSKKNQVVDLRTCEVSIAWFGT
- the LOC135585960 gene encoding protein NEOXANTHIN-DEFICIENT 1-like isoform X9, producing the protein MGESGTISNSSSPSGYALGPPWLFRGRALYQLHLVKADIARALIPKELKLVEAFGYHLICVTYVTRYTLGGLFLAHYDDSPAGEFDELVVIPGIVWNPPTSCAWASRVLVNSHEACRHGRKEIGLPSQVAIFSKRDTAASEQPLCKCRTSSIHPKPKEQSEIQVLEMEDSSQIFICNISLPFAAGDNRMGPQIRISLPSFSGQTIYNPRLLKYSCQVDCRWCMQGKSSGGCEDIKAKDYSAQRIS
- the LOC135585960 gene encoding protein NEOXANTHIN-DEFICIENT 1-like isoform X6 — protein: MGESGTISNSSSPSGYALGPPWLFRGRALYQLHLVKADIARALIPKELKLVEAFGYTLGGLFLAHYDDSPAGEFDELVVIPGIVWNPPTSCAVLVNSHEACRHGRKEIGLPSQVAIFSKRDTAASEQPLCKCRTSSIHPKPKEQSEIQVLEMEDSSQIFICNISLPFAAGDNRMGPQIRISLPSFSGQTIYNPRLLKYSCQVDCRVRAVEAAKISRPRTTQLNEFPNATEVKKINFDDRLTTENEERERSIEVLLSKPILALEFSLLKMQVEAPTDVTTQSRSKKNQVVDLRTCEVSIAWFGT
- the LOC135585960 gene encoding protein NEOXANTHIN-DEFICIENT 1-like isoform X10 codes for the protein MGESGTISNSSSPSGYALGPPWLFRGRALYQLHLVKADIARALIPKELKLVEAFGYHLICVTYVTRYTLGGLFLAHYDDSPAGEFDELVVIPGIVWNPPTSCAWASRVLVNSHEACRHGRKEIGLPSQVAIFSKRDTAASEQPLCKCRTSSIHPKPKEQSEIQVLEMEDSSQIFICNISLPFAGDNRMGPQIRISLPSFSGQTIYNPRLLKYSCQVDCRWCMQGKSSGGCEDIKAKDYSAQRIS
- the LOC103997674 gene encoding nuclear transport factor 2B produces the protein MQMLPLRTATSTTGGARMDKDQGKREMEEQLEMVTKAFVDHYYNLFDTNRAALACLYDQTSMLSFEGQKILGADEISRKLSQLPFEQCNHSISTVDCQPSPFVGGILVFVTGNLQLAGEEHQLRFSQMFQLIPTQQASFFVQNDIFRLNYC